In Prinia subflava isolate CZ2003 ecotype Zambia chromosome W, Cam_Psub_1.2, whole genome shotgun sequence, one DNA window encodes the following:
- the LOC134563393 gene encoding YTH domain-containing protein 1-like isoform X5, with protein MATDSREEKGSYFFCVPTRIFAWTLPIVLILLVSRGNGLPGYLPAILDGELNVLDDILTDAPDQDDELYNPDSEQDKSEKKGSKRKTDRMENAESKRQKPSVHSSRQMMPKPPSSSVSNNKRIVNTKGKPVSEYKTEEYQRSDRNKHPDDRKMRMPSSSREPYKGQPEKSYMRKRDSDKTAKSPTPDGSEKIRHDVDRRPSRSSHSSKEEVNSEEYCSDHETGSSGSSEQGNTENEEEGIEEEEDDEGEEDEEVEEDGEEDEEYEQDERDQKEGNDYDTRSEASDSDSESASFTDGSVRSGSGSDASDEKKKERKRARGISPIVFDRSASSASESYADQTSKLKYILQDARFFLIKSNNHENVSLAKAKGVWSTLPVNEKKLNAAFRSARSVILIFSVRESGKFQGFARLSSESHHGGSPIHWVLPAGMNAKMLGGVFKIDWICRRELPFTKSAHLTNPWNEHKPVKIGRDGQEIEPECGTQLCLLFPPDESIDLYQVIHKMRHKRRMHSQPRSRGRPSRRDPVRDVGRRRPEDYDIHNSRKKPRIDYPPEFHQRPGYIKDPRYPEVDRRFSGVRRDVFLNGSYNDYVREFHNMGPPPPWQGMPPYPGMEQPPHHPYYQHHAPPPQAHPPYSGHHPVPHEARYRDKRVHDYDMRVDDFLRRTQAVVSGRRSRPRERDRERERDRPRDNRRERERDRGRDRERERERICDRDRDRGERGRYRR; from the exons GGTCTTATTTCTTTTGTGTGCCAACTCGGATTTTTGCTTGGACCCTTCCAATAGTTCTAATTCTCCTGGTcagcagaggaaatggcctccCAGGCTACCTTCCTGCTATTTTGG ATGGTGAACTGAATGTTCTGGATGACATTTTGACTGATGCTCCTGACCAGGATGATGAGTTATATAACCCCGACAGTGAGCAAgacaaaagtgagaaaaagg gatcaaaaagaaaaactgacaGAATGGAAAATGCTGAAAGCAAGAGGCAAAAACCTTCTGTTCATTCCTCGAGGCAGATGATGCCAAAGCCTCCCAGTTCATCAGTTAGCAATAACAAGAGAATAGTGAATACGAAAGGAAAGCCAGTGTCGGAGTACAAGACTGAGGAGTATCAGAGATCTGACAGAAACAAGCACCCAGATGATCGAAAGATGCGAATGCCAAGCAGTTCCAGGGAACCTTATAAAGGACAACCAGAAAAATCTTACATGAGGAAGAGGGATAGTGACAAAACGGCAAAGTCTCCTACACCAGATGGTTCAGAG AAAATCAGGCATGATGTGGATAGAAGACCAAGCAGATCTAGCCATTCCTCTAAAGAAGAGGTGAACTCTGAGGAATATTGTTCAGATCACGAGACTGGCAGTAGTGGTTCCTCTGAACAAGGCAACACTGAGAACGAGGAGGAAGGAATtgaagaagaggaagatgatgaaggggaggaggatgaagaggtGGAAGAAGATGGGGAGGAAGATGAAGAGTATGAACAGGATGAGAGGGatcagaaggaaggaaatgacTATGACACACGGAGTGAAGCCAGCGATTCTGATTCTGAATCTGCCTCTTTCACAGATGGGTCAGTCAGATCTGGGTCTGGTTCAGATGCATCAG AcgagaaaaagaaggagaggaagagagctAGAGGTATCTCTCCAATTGTTTTTGACAGAAGTGCAAGTTCTGCATCAGAATCATATGCAG accAAACAAGTAAACTTAAATACATTCTCCAAGATGCAAGATTCTTTCTCATCAAGAGTAATAACCATGAAAATGTATCACTTGCTAAGGCAAAG gGAGTATGGTCAACACTTCCAGTGAATGAAAAGAAGCTTAATGCTGCATTTAGATCAGCAAGGAGtgttattttgatattttctgtaAGAGAGAGTGGCAAATTCCAAG GGTTTGCAAGATTATCTTCAGAGTCCCATCATGGAGGATCACCTATACATtgggtgctgcctgcaggaatgAATGCAAAAATGTTGGGAGGTGTCTTTAAAATTGACTGGATTTGCAG GCGGGAATTGCCGTTCACTAAGTCTGCTCACCTGACCAATCCTTGGAACGAACATAAGCCAGTAAAGATTGGACGCGATGGACAG GAAATTGAGCCGGAATGTGGAACCCAACTTTGTCTTCTCTTCCCTCCTGATGAAAGTATTGACTTGTATCAAGTCATTCATAAAATGAGGCACAAGAGAAGAATGCACTCACAACCCCGATCAAGAGGACGCCCATCCCGTCGAGACCCCGTTCGGGATGTGGGAAG GCGTCGACCAGAAGATTATGATATTCataacagcagaaagaaaccaAGGATTGACTATCCCCCTGAGTTTCACCAAAGACCAG GGTATATAAAGGATCCCAGATATCCTGAAGTAGACAG ACGATTTTCAGGAGTTCGAcgagatgtatttttaaatggg TCCTACAATGATTATGTGAGGGAGTTCCACAACATGGGACCACCACCACCATGGCAAGGAATG CCACCGTATCCAGGTATGGAGCAACCACCACACCACCCTTACTATCAGCACCATGCACCTCCACCTCAAGCTCACCCTCCATACTCAGGACATCATCCTGTACCCCATGAAGCGAGATACAGAGACAAACGAGTA CACGACTATGACATGAGAGTAGACGACTTCCTTCGCCGCACACAAGCCGTTGTCAGTGGTCGGAGAAGCCGTCCCCGGGAGAGGGACCGAGAGCGGGAGCGCGACCGGCCTCGAGATAATCGGAGAGAGAGAGAACGTGACAGAGGCCGTGATcgggaaagggagagagagaggatttGTGACCGGGACAGAGACAGAGGTGAAAGAGGTAGATACCGAAGATAA
- the LOC134563393 gene encoding YTH domain-containing protein 1-like isoform X3, which translates to MATDSREEKGSYFFCVPTRIFAWTLPIVLILLVSRGNGLPGYLPAILDGELNVLDDILTDAPDQDDELYNPDSEQDKSEKKGSKRKTDRMENAESKRQKPSVHSSRQMMPKPPSSSVSNNKRIVNTKGKPVSEYKTEEYQRSDRNKHPDDRKMRMPSSSREPYKGQPEKSYMRKRDSDKTAKSPTPDGSEKIRHDVDRRPSRSSHSSKEEVNSEEYCSDHETGSSGSSEQGNTENEEEGIEEEEDDEGEEDEEVEEDGEEDEEYEQDERDQKEGNDYDTRSEASDSDSESASFTDGSVRSGSGSDASDEKKKERKRARGISPIVFDRSASSASESYADQTSKLKYILQDARFFLIKSNNHENVSLAKAKGVWSTLPVNEKKLNAAFRSARSVILIFSVRESGKFQGFARLSSESHHGGSPIHWVLPAGMNAKMLGGVFKIDWICRRELPFTKSAHLTNPWNEHKPVKIGRDGQEIEPECGTQLCLLFPPDESIDLYQVIHKMRHKRRMHSQPRSRGRPSRRDPVRDVGRRRPEDYDIHNSRKKPRIDYPPEFHQRPGYIKDPRYPEVDRRFSGVRRDVFLNGSYNDYVREFHNMGPPPPWQGMPPYPGMEQPPHHPYYQHHAPPPQAHPPYSGHHPVPHEARYRDKRVHDYDMRVDDFLRRTQAVVSGRRSRPRERDRERERDRPRDNRRERERDRGRDRERERERICDRDRDRGERVSYGSMGECCYQVCKY; encoded by the exons GGTCTTATTTCTTTTGTGTGCCAACTCGGATTTTTGCTTGGACCCTTCCAATAGTTCTAATTCTCCTGGTcagcagaggaaatggcctccCAGGCTACCTTCCTGCTATTTTGG ATGGTGAACTGAATGTTCTGGATGACATTTTGACTGATGCTCCTGACCAGGATGATGAGTTATATAACCCCGACAGTGAGCAAgacaaaagtgagaaaaagg gatcaaaaagaaaaactgacaGAATGGAAAATGCTGAAAGCAAGAGGCAAAAACCTTCTGTTCATTCCTCGAGGCAGATGATGCCAAAGCCTCCCAGTTCATCAGTTAGCAATAACAAGAGAATAGTGAATACGAAAGGAAAGCCAGTGTCGGAGTACAAGACTGAGGAGTATCAGAGATCTGACAGAAACAAGCACCCAGATGATCGAAAGATGCGAATGCCAAGCAGTTCCAGGGAACCTTATAAAGGACAACCAGAAAAATCTTACATGAGGAAGAGGGATAGTGACAAAACGGCAAAGTCTCCTACACCAGATGGTTCAGAG AAAATCAGGCATGATGTGGATAGAAGACCAAGCAGATCTAGCCATTCCTCTAAAGAAGAGGTGAACTCTGAGGAATATTGTTCAGATCACGAGACTGGCAGTAGTGGTTCCTCTGAACAAGGCAACACTGAGAACGAGGAGGAAGGAATtgaagaagaggaagatgatgaaggggaggaggatgaagaggtGGAAGAAGATGGGGAGGAAGATGAAGAGTATGAACAGGATGAGAGGGatcagaaggaaggaaatgacTATGACACACGGAGTGAAGCCAGCGATTCTGATTCTGAATCTGCCTCTTTCACAGATGGGTCAGTCAGATCTGGGTCTGGTTCAGATGCATCAG AcgagaaaaagaaggagaggaagagagctAGAGGTATCTCTCCAATTGTTTTTGACAGAAGTGCAAGTTCTGCATCAGAATCATATGCAG accAAACAAGTAAACTTAAATACATTCTCCAAGATGCAAGATTCTTTCTCATCAAGAGTAATAACCATGAAAATGTATCACTTGCTAAGGCAAAG gGAGTATGGTCAACACTTCCAGTGAATGAAAAGAAGCTTAATGCTGCATTTAGATCAGCAAGGAGtgttattttgatattttctgtaAGAGAGAGTGGCAAATTCCAAG GGTTTGCAAGATTATCTTCAGAGTCCCATCATGGAGGATCACCTATACATtgggtgctgcctgcaggaatgAATGCAAAAATGTTGGGAGGTGTCTTTAAAATTGACTGGATTTGCAG GCGGGAATTGCCGTTCACTAAGTCTGCTCACCTGACCAATCCTTGGAACGAACATAAGCCAGTAAAGATTGGACGCGATGGACAG GAAATTGAGCCGGAATGTGGAACCCAACTTTGTCTTCTCTTCCCTCCTGATGAAAGTATTGACTTGTATCAAGTCATTCATAAAATGAGGCACAAGAGAAGAATGCACTCACAACCCCGATCAAGAGGACGCCCATCCCGTCGAGACCCCGTTCGGGATGTGGGAAG GCGTCGACCAGAAGATTATGATATTCataacagcagaaagaaaccaAGGATTGACTATCCCCCTGAGTTTCACCAAAGACCAG GGTATATAAAGGATCCCAGATATCCTGAAGTAGACAG ACGATTTTCAGGAGTTCGAcgagatgtatttttaaatggg TCCTACAATGATTATGTGAGGGAGTTCCACAACATGGGACCACCACCACCATGGCAAGGAATG CCACCGTATCCAGGTATGGAGCAACCACCACACCACCCTTACTATCAGCACCATGCACCTCCACCTCAAGCTCACCCTCCATACTCAGGACATCATCCTGTACCCCATGAAGCGAGATACAGAGACAAACGAGTA CACGACTATGACATGAGAGTAGACGACTTCCTTCGCCGCACACAAGCCGTTGTCAGTGGTCGGAGAAGCCGTCCCCGGGAGAGGGACCGAGAGCGGGAGCGCGACCGGCCTCGAGATAATCGGAGAGAGAGAGAACGTGACAGAGGCCGTGATcgggaaagggagagagagaggatttGTGACCGGGACAGAGACAGAGGTGAAAGAG tTTCATATGGTTCGATGGGAGAATGCTGCTATCAAGTATGCAAATATTGA
- the LOC134563393 gene encoding YTH domain-containing protein 1-like isoform X1 codes for MATDSREEKGSYFFCVPTRIFAWTLPIVLILLVSRGNGLPGYLPAILDGELNVLDDILTDAPDQDDELYNPDSEQDKSEKKGSKRKTDRMENAESKRQKPSVHSSRQMMPKPPSSSVSNNKRIVNTKGKPVSEYKTEEYQRSDRNKHPDDRKMRMPSSSREPYKGQPEKSYMRKRDSDKTAKSPTPDGSEKIRHDVDRRPSRSSHSSKEEVNSEEYCSDHETGSSGSSEQGNTENEEEGIEEEEDDEGEEDEEVEEDGEEDEEYEQDERDQKEGNDYDTRSEASDSDSESASFTDGSVRSGSGSDASDEKKKERKRARGISPIVFDRSASSASESYAGSEKKHEKLSSSVRAVQKDQTSKLKYILQDARFFLIKSNNHENVSLAKAKGVWSTLPVNEKKLNAAFRSARSVILIFSVRESGKFQGFARLSSESHHGGSPIHWVLPAGMNAKMLGGVFKIDWICRRELPFTKSAHLTNPWNEHKPVKIGRDGQEIEPECGTQLCLLFPPDESIDLYQVIHKMRHKRRMHSQPRSRGRPSRRDPVRDVGRRRPEDYDIHNSRKKPRIDYPPEFHQRPGYIKDPRYPEVDRRFSGVRRDVFLNGSYNDYVREFHNMGPPPPWQGMPPYPGMEQPPHHPYYQHHAPPPQAHPPYSGHHPVPHEARYRDKRVHDYDMRVDDFLRRTQAVVSGRRSRPRERDRERERDRPRDNRRERERDRGRDRERERERICDRDRDRGERVSYGSMGECCYQVCKY; via the exons GGTCTTATTTCTTTTGTGTGCCAACTCGGATTTTTGCTTGGACCCTTCCAATAGTTCTAATTCTCCTGGTcagcagaggaaatggcctccCAGGCTACCTTCCTGCTATTTTGG ATGGTGAACTGAATGTTCTGGATGACATTTTGACTGATGCTCCTGACCAGGATGATGAGTTATATAACCCCGACAGTGAGCAAgacaaaagtgagaaaaagg gatcaaaaagaaaaactgacaGAATGGAAAATGCTGAAAGCAAGAGGCAAAAACCTTCTGTTCATTCCTCGAGGCAGATGATGCCAAAGCCTCCCAGTTCATCAGTTAGCAATAACAAGAGAATAGTGAATACGAAAGGAAAGCCAGTGTCGGAGTACAAGACTGAGGAGTATCAGAGATCTGACAGAAACAAGCACCCAGATGATCGAAAGATGCGAATGCCAAGCAGTTCCAGGGAACCTTATAAAGGACAACCAGAAAAATCTTACATGAGGAAGAGGGATAGTGACAAAACGGCAAAGTCTCCTACACCAGATGGTTCAGAG AAAATCAGGCATGATGTGGATAGAAGACCAAGCAGATCTAGCCATTCCTCTAAAGAAGAGGTGAACTCTGAGGAATATTGTTCAGATCACGAGACTGGCAGTAGTGGTTCCTCTGAACAAGGCAACACTGAGAACGAGGAGGAAGGAATtgaagaagaggaagatgatgaaggggaggaggatgaagaggtGGAAGAAGATGGGGAGGAAGATGAAGAGTATGAACAGGATGAGAGGGatcagaaggaaggaaatgacTATGACACACGGAGTGAAGCCAGCGATTCTGATTCTGAATCTGCCTCTTTCACAGATGGGTCAGTCAGATCTGGGTCTGGTTCAGATGCATCAG AcgagaaaaagaaggagaggaagagagctAGAGGTATCTCTCCAATTGTTTTTGACAGAAGTGCAAGTTCTGCATCAGAATCATATGCAG GTTCAGAAAAGAAGCATGAGAAATTATCATCTTCCGTTCGTGCTGTCCAAAAAG accAAACAAGTAAACTTAAATACATTCTCCAAGATGCAAGATTCTTTCTCATCAAGAGTAATAACCATGAAAATGTATCACTTGCTAAGGCAAAG gGAGTATGGTCAACACTTCCAGTGAATGAAAAGAAGCTTAATGCTGCATTTAGATCAGCAAGGAGtgttattttgatattttctgtaAGAGAGAGTGGCAAATTCCAAG GGTTTGCAAGATTATCTTCAGAGTCCCATCATGGAGGATCACCTATACATtgggtgctgcctgcaggaatgAATGCAAAAATGTTGGGAGGTGTCTTTAAAATTGACTGGATTTGCAG GCGGGAATTGCCGTTCACTAAGTCTGCTCACCTGACCAATCCTTGGAACGAACATAAGCCAGTAAAGATTGGACGCGATGGACAG GAAATTGAGCCGGAATGTGGAACCCAACTTTGTCTTCTCTTCCCTCCTGATGAAAGTATTGACTTGTATCAAGTCATTCATAAAATGAGGCACAAGAGAAGAATGCACTCACAACCCCGATCAAGAGGACGCCCATCCCGTCGAGACCCCGTTCGGGATGTGGGAAG GCGTCGACCAGAAGATTATGATATTCataacagcagaaagaaaccaAGGATTGACTATCCCCCTGAGTTTCACCAAAGACCAG GGTATATAAAGGATCCCAGATATCCTGAAGTAGACAG ACGATTTTCAGGAGTTCGAcgagatgtatttttaaatggg TCCTACAATGATTATGTGAGGGAGTTCCACAACATGGGACCACCACCACCATGGCAAGGAATG CCACCGTATCCAGGTATGGAGCAACCACCACACCACCCTTACTATCAGCACCATGCACCTCCACCTCAAGCTCACCCTCCATACTCAGGACATCATCCTGTACCCCATGAAGCGAGATACAGAGACAAACGAGTA CACGACTATGACATGAGAGTAGACGACTTCCTTCGCCGCACACAAGCCGTTGTCAGTGGTCGGAGAAGCCGTCCCCGGGAGAGGGACCGAGAGCGGGAGCGCGACCGGCCTCGAGATAATCGGAGAGAGAGAGAACGTGACAGAGGCCGTGATcgggaaagggagagagagaggatttGTGACCGGGACAGAGACAGAGGTGAAAGAG tTTCATATGGTTCGATGGGAGAATGCTGCTATCAAGTATGCAAATATTGA
- the LOC134563393 gene encoding YTH domain-containing protein 1-like isoform X2 produces the protein MATDSREEKGSYFFCVPTRIFAWTLPIVLILLVSRGNGLPGYLPAILDGELNVLDDILTDAPDQDDELYNPDSEQDKSEKKGSKRKTDRMENAESKRQKPSVHSSRQMMPKPPSSSVSNNKRIVNTKGKPVSEYKTEEYQRSDRNKHPDDRKMRMPSSSREPYKGQPEKSYMRKRDSDKTAKSPTPDGSEKIRHDVDRRPSRSSHSSKEEVNSEEYCSDHETGSSGSSEQGNTENEEEGIEEEEDDEGEEDEEVEEDGEEDEEYEQDERDQKEGNDYDTRSEASDSDSESASFTDGSVRSGSGSDASDEKKKERKRARGISPIVFDRSASSASESYAGSEKKHEKLSSSVRAVQKDQTSKLKYILQDARFFLIKSNNHENVSLAKAKGVWSTLPVNEKKLNAAFRSARSVILIFSVRESGKFQGFARLSSESHHGGSPIHWVLPAGMNAKMLGGVFKIDWICRRELPFTKSAHLTNPWNEHKPVKIGRDGQEIEPECGTQLCLLFPPDESIDLYQVIHKMRHKRRMHSQPRSRGRPSRRDPVRDVGRRRPEDYDIHNSRKKPRIDYPPEFHQRPGYIKDPRYPEVDRRFSGVRRDVFLNGSYNDYVREFHNMGPPPPWQGMPPYPGMEQPPHHPYYQHHAPPPQAHPPYSGHHPVPHEARYRDKRVHDYDMRVDDFLRRTQAVVSGRRSRPRERDRERERDRPRDNRRERERDRGRDRERERERICDRDRDRGERGRYRR, from the exons GGTCTTATTTCTTTTGTGTGCCAACTCGGATTTTTGCTTGGACCCTTCCAATAGTTCTAATTCTCCTGGTcagcagaggaaatggcctccCAGGCTACCTTCCTGCTATTTTGG ATGGTGAACTGAATGTTCTGGATGACATTTTGACTGATGCTCCTGACCAGGATGATGAGTTATATAACCCCGACAGTGAGCAAgacaaaagtgagaaaaagg gatcaaaaagaaaaactgacaGAATGGAAAATGCTGAAAGCAAGAGGCAAAAACCTTCTGTTCATTCCTCGAGGCAGATGATGCCAAAGCCTCCCAGTTCATCAGTTAGCAATAACAAGAGAATAGTGAATACGAAAGGAAAGCCAGTGTCGGAGTACAAGACTGAGGAGTATCAGAGATCTGACAGAAACAAGCACCCAGATGATCGAAAGATGCGAATGCCAAGCAGTTCCAGGGAACCTTATAAAGGACAACCAGAAAAATCTTACATGAGGAAGAGGGATAGTGACAAAACGGCAAAGTCTCCTACACCAGATGGTTCAGAG AAAATCAGGCATGATGTGGATAGAAGACCAAGCAGATCTAGCCATTCCTCTAAAGAAGAGGTGAACTCTGAGGAATATTGTTCAGATCACGAGACTGGCAGTAGTGGTTCCTCTGAACAAGGCAACACTGAGAACGAGGAGGAAGGAATtgaagaagaggaagatgatgaaggggaggaggatgaagaggtGGAAGAAGATGGGGAGGAAGATGAAGAGTATGAACAGGATGAGAGGGatcagaaggaaggaaatgacTATGACACACGGAGTGAAGCCAGCGATTCTGATTCTGAATCTGCCTCTTTCACAGATGGGTCAGTCAGATCTGGGTCTGGTTCAGATGCATCAG AcgagaaaaagaaggagaggaagagagctAGAGGTATCTCTCCAATTGTTTTTGACAGAAGTGCAAGTTCTGCATCAGAATCATATGCAG GTTCAGAAAAGAAGCATGAGAAATTATCATCTTCCGTTCGTGCTGTCCAAAAAG accAAACAAGTAAACTTAAATACATTCTCCAAGATGCAAGATTCTTTCTCATCAAGAGTAATAACCATGAAAATGTATCACTTGCTAAGGCAAAG gGAGTATGGTCAACACTTCCAGTGAATGAAAAGAAGCTTAATGCTGCATTTAGATCAGCAAGGAGtgttattttgatattttctgtaAGAGAGAGTGGCAAATTCCAAG GGTTTGCAAGATTATCTTCAGAGTCCCATCATGGAGGATCACCTATACATtgggtgctgcctgcaggaatgAATGCAAAAATGTTGGGAGGTGTCTTTAAAATTGACTGGATTTGCAG GCGGGAATTGCCGTTCACTAAGTCTGCTCACCTGACCAATCCTTGGAACGAACATAAGCCAGTAAAGATTGGACGCGATGGACAG GAAATTGAGCCGGAATGTGGAACCCAACTTTGTCTTCTCTTCCCTCCTGATGAAAGTATTGACTTGTATCAAGTCATTCATAAAATGAGGCACAAGAGAAGAATGCACTCACAACCCCGATCAAGAGGACGCCCATCCCGTCGAGACCCCGTTCGGGATGTGGGAAG GCGTCGACCAGAAGATTATGATATTCataacagcagaaagaaaccaAGGATTGACTATCCCCCTGAGTTTCACCAAAGACCAG GGTATATAAAGGATCCCAGATATCCTGAAGTAGACAG ACGATTTTCAGGAGTTCGAcgagatgtatttttaaatggg TCCTACAATGATTATGTGAGGGAGTTCCACAACATGGGACCACCACCACCATGGCAAGGAATG CCACCGTATCCAGGTATGGAGCAACCACCACACCACCCTTACTATCAGCACCATGCACCTCCACCTCAAGCTCACCCTCCATACTCAGGACATCATCCTGTACCCCATGAAGCGAGATACAGAGACAAACGAGTA CACGACTATGACATGAGAGTAGACGACTTCCTTCGCCGCACACAAGCCGTTGTCAGTGGTCGGAGAAGCCGTCCCCGGGAGAGGGACCGAGAGCGGGAGCGCGACCGGCCTCGAGATAATCGGAGAGAGAGAGAACGTGACAGAGGCCGTGATcgggaaagggagagagagaggatttGTGACCGGGACAGAGACAGAGGTGAAAGAGGTAGATACCGAAGATAA